Proteins found in one Desulfurobacteriaceae bacterium genomic segment:
- a CDS encoding carbon starvation protein A, with protein MITILFLGAIIVFVLAYKVYGRFLSRKVLELNDENKTPAHTLNDGVDYVPAPAPVLLGHHFSSIAGAGPIVGPITAASSWGWLPAYIWILIGNIFVGGVHDMSSLVASIRNKAKSIAEIGGAYLSKRAGFIFKLFIWFALLYVVAVFINVAQITFNAKMPMIEDGKVVSFLPIGGGVATSALIYIILAVVFGFLVYHKKKSLKTLTFIFVILVYLAVYIGQQFPIHLSPNVWNVLLLIYVAVASVTPVWILLQPRDYLSSFLLYGAVIGAGLGIIFSFGNFEVNLPAYKGFTSDIGPLIPLLFVVIACGSISGFHSLVGSGTTSKQLDKETDALKVGYGAMLLEGIVAVMSIIFVMVLSTQELEILKKNVAAIYGEGIGKFLSVFGIPHYIGMAFGMLALSSFVLTSTDTGTRLARYIFTELTGIKNRFLATAISLIIPAILVFTKYEDPATHKLLPVWKALWPVFGATNQLIAALALFVVMVWLIKTGKGKYWFVAGIPAVFMGIITVWSLIMLFIKWKFSLVGIAALLQVALAVWVFVEGALALKRLKNERLA; from the coding sequence ATGATTACCATTTTATTTTTAGGGGCAATTATAGTTTTTGTCTTGGCTTATAAGGTCTATGGAAGGTTTCTAAGCAGAAAAGTTCTAGAACTTAACGATGAAAATAAGACTCCTGCTCACACCTTAAACGATGGAGTTGATTACGTTCCAGCTCCTGCGCCAGTTCTTTTAGGACACCACTTCTCATCTATTGCCGGCGCTGGTCCAATAGTTGGTCCAATAACTGCAGCATCGTCCTGGGGGTGGCTACCTGCTTACATATGGATTCTAATTGGAAACATCTTTGTAGGTGGCGTTCACGATATGAGCTCACTTGTTGCCTCCATAAGAAATAAAGCAAAATCCATAGCAGAAATTGGAGGGGCTTATTTAAGCAAAAGGGCAGGGTTTATCTTTAAACTCTTTATATGGTTTGCTCTCCTTTACGTAGTGGCAGTTTTTATCAACGTTGCACAAATTACTTTCAACGCTAAGATGCCCATGATAGAAGATGGAAAAGTAGTTAGTTTTCTTCCAATCGGTGGAGGAGTGGCAACATCTGCTCTAATCTATATCATCTTAGCAGTAGTTTTCGGTTTTCTCGTTTATCATAAAAAGAAAAGCCTTAAGACTTTAACTTTTATTTTTGTCATCTTGGTCTATCTTGCTGTTTATATTGGTCAACAGTTTCCTATACATCTTTCTCCAAATGTGTGGAATGTTCTACTTTTAATTTACGTTGCGGTAGCCTCTGTTACACCAGTTTGGATTTTACTCCAACCGAGAGATTACCTTTCAAGCTTTTTACTTTATGGAGCTGTAATTGGAGCAGGTCTTGGAATTATTTTCTCTTTTGGAAACTTTGAAGTTAACCTTCCTGCCTATAAAGGTTTTACATCAGACATAGGTCCACTTATTCCTCTACTCTTTGTTGTTATCGCCTGTGGTTCTATATCCGGTTTCCACTCTTTGGTTGGTTCTGGAACAACATCTAAGCAACTTGATAAAGAAACCGATGCGTTAAAAGTTGGATACGGAGCAATGCTCTTAGAAGGAATAGTTGCCGTTATGTCAATTATCTTCGTTATGGTTCTTTCAACCCAAGAGCTTGAAATCTTAAAGAAAAACGTTGCTGCAATTTACGGAGAAGGTATTGGAAAGTTCTTAAGCGTTTTTGGAATTCCCCACTACATAGGAATGGCATTTGGTATGCTTGCTCTATCGTCTTTTGTTCTCACAAGTACCGATACAGGAACAAGGCTTGCAAGGTACATCTTCACAGAGTTAACAGGGATAAAAAACAGATTTTTAGCTACAGCAATTTCACTAATAATTCCTGCAATTCTTGTTTTTACAAAATACGAAGATCCTGCGACTCACAAGCTTTTACCGGTATGGAAAGCCCTTTGGCCTGTTTTTGGAGCGACAAACCAGCTTATTGCAGCTTTAGCACTTTTTGTAGTTATGGTTTGGTTAATAAAAACCGGCAAAGGAAAATACTGGTTTGTGGCCGGTATTCCTGCCGTTTTCATGGGAATAATCACAGTTTGGTCTTTAATAATGTTATTTATCAAGTGGAAGTTTTCCCTTGTTGGTATTGCAGCACTTTTACAGGTTGCCTTAGCTGTTTGGGTGTTTGTTGAGGGAGCTCTTGCTTTAAAGAGGCTGAAAAATGAAAGATTGGCTTAA
- a CDS encoding ArsA family ATPase, with product MNLKEKIFFFSGKGGVGKTTLSSAIATTFADMGFKTLLVSLDPAHSLSLTLNVKGLDNIKKITSNLYALEINVDNEMKSYLKRVEKETERIVSPVIFEEIKKQIELAYYSPGAFELAILDIIHRVVYESKNFEKIVFDTAPSGYTLRLVSLPSVFNDWIDGLINLREEVVKYEFYGNLEEKRELSKVIENDDVIKILKRRKAQFELLREVFLGEETLFGVVLIPQKLPVKIAKRTLEELESLGVKVNYLFVNKVKSEKEVKEVEENIPNRKLILIKELEREPIGIKSLLSIGREVLKQF from the coding sequence GTGAACCTTAAAGAGAAAATTTTTTTCTTTTCCGGCAAAGGTGGAGTTGGAAAAACAACTCTCTCTTCGGCAATAGCTACCACCTTTGCTGACATGGGATTTAAGACTCTTCTTGTTTCTTTGGACCCAGCCCATTCTCTCTCTCTTACTTTAAATGTAAAGGGACTAGATAATATAAAAAAAATAACTTCTAACCTCTATGCTCTTGAGATTAACGTTGATAATGAAATGAAAAGTTATCTTAAAAGAGTAGAAAAGGAGACTGAAAGAATAGTTAGTCCTGTAATCTTTGAGGAGATAAAAAAACAGATAGAGCTCGCCTACTACTCGCCCGGAGCTTTTGAACTTGCAATTCTTGATATTATTCATAGAGTAGTTTATGAGTCTAAAAATTTTGAAAAGATAGTTTTTGATACTGCCCCTTCTGGATATACCTTAAGGCTTGTGTCTTTACCATCGGTTTTTAACGATTGGATAGATGGATTAATAAACTTGCGAGAGGAAGTTGTAAAATATGAATTTTATGGAAACCTTGAAGAAAAAAGAGAACTTTCAAAGGTTATAGAGAACGATGATGTTATAAAAATCTTAAAAAGAAGGAAGGCACAGTTTGAGTTATTGAGAGAAGTTTTTCTGGGAGAGGAAACGCTTTTTGGAGTGGTGTTAATTCCTCAAAAATTACCAGTAAAGATTGCTAAAAGGACGTTAGAGGAGTTAGAAAGTTTAGGAGTAAAGGTCAACTATCTTTTTGTTAATAAGGTCAAGAGTGAGAAAGAGGTAAAAGAGGTAGAGGAAAATATCCCTAACAGAAAGCTTATATTGATTAAGGAACTAGAAAGAGAACCTATTGGAATTAAATCTCTCCTTTCAATAGGCAGAGAAGTTTTAAAACAATTTTAA
- the mtaB gene encoding tRNA (N(6)-L-threonylcarbamoyladenosine(37)-C(2))-methylthiotransferase MtaB, translating into MKKVAFCTFGCKMNFFETAYMEEQFRKMGYEIVDFSEKADIYIINTCTVTKLADSKSRKAIRRAKRQNPSALVVATGCYSEVYKEEVEKVEEADLITGNLEKFQIVDLIEKRLKGNLPRICVKGVWNEKNFYPLTIRSVEGRTRAFLKIQQGCELFCSYCVIPKARGRMLSLPLDEVIKQVEELVDAGYKEIVLTGTHLGAYGIDLKENINLAKLLKKLIEVPNLYRIRISSVEPMEFDDELIEVVTSSEKIAPHLHIPLQSGSNRILDLMRRRYSREEYRNVIEKILTKNNEICIGTDVMVGFPTESDEDFEETRKLIEEIPFGYLHVFPYSPRKRTVAYKMGDTVHPSKKKERAEILRELGKEKSIAYRSRFIGKKLDGLVLEGKKVLTGNYITLKVDKEIKAGEIANVVLESIGEEREENYGKVI; encoded by the coding sequence ATGAAGAAAGTGGCTTTTTGTACATTTGGATGTAAAATGAACTTTTTTGAAACAGCTTATATGGAAGAACAGTTTAGAAAGATGGGATATGAGATTGTCGATTTTTCTGAGAAAGCCGACATATACATCATAAACACATGCACAGTTACAAAACTTGCAGATTCTAAGTCAAGGAAGGCAATAAGAAGAGCCAAAAGACAAAATCCCAGCGCTTTAGTTGTTGCTACAGGTTGTTATTCTGAAGTGTATAAAGAAGAAGTTGAAAAGGTTGAAGAGGCCGATCTTATTACTGGAAACTTAGAAAAGTTTCAAATAGTTGACCTTATTGAAAAAAGATTAAAAGGAAATTTACCAAGGATTTGTGTCAAAGGAGTTTGGAACGAGAAAAACTTTTATCCATTAACAATCAGAAGTGTTGAAGGAAGAACAAGAGCCTTTTTAAAAATTCAACAAGGTTGTGAACTCTTTTGTTCTTATTGTGTAATTCCTAAGGCAAGAGGACGAATGCTAAGTCTTCCACTAGATGAAGTTATAAAACAAGTAGAAGAGCTGGTTGACGCAGGCTATAAAGAAATAGTCCTTACAGGAACACATCTTGGAGCTTACGGGATTGATCTTAAAGAGAACATAAACCTTGCAAAGCTTTTAAAGAAACTAATAGAAGTTCCTAATCTTTATAGAATAAGAATTAGTTCCGTGGAGCCTATGGAGTTTGACGATGAACTTATAGAAGTAGTAACCTCTTCAGAAAAAATAGCACCACACCTTCATATCCCTCTTCAGAGTGGAAGTAACAGAATTTTGGATTTAATGAGAAGAAGATATAGCAGAGAAGAATACAGAAATGTTATAGAAAAGATTCTCACTAAAAACAATGAGATCTGTATCGGTACAGACGTAATGGTTGGTTTTCCTACTGAAAGCGATGAAGATTTTGAGGAAACAAGGAAGTTAATAGAAGAAATACCTTTTGGATATTTACACGTTTTTCCCTACTCTCCAAGAAAAAGAACGGTTGCATACAAAATGGGAGATACTGTACATCCTTCTAAGAAAAAAGAAAGAGCAGAGATTTTAAGGGAATTGGGGAAAGAAAAAAGTATTGCTTATAGAAGCCGTTTTATTGGAAAAAAACTAGATGGTTTGGTTTTAGAAGGTAAGAAAGTTTTAACAGGAAACTACATAACTTTAAAAGTTGATAAGGAAATAAAAGCTGGTGAAATAGCAAACGTTGTTCTAGAAAGCATTGGAGAGGAAAGGGAAGAGAACTATGGGAAAGTAATCTAG